From Argopecten irradians isolate NY chromosome 12, Ai_NY, whole genome shotgun sequence, one genomic window encodes:
- the LOC138336983 gene encoding tumor suppressor candidate 2-like: MGQKTSSLASKVSKSVSSLFTGAVDENQTCQNRLAVTPFVFKRSGSMYFDEDGDLAHEFYVEIIEGHHHYMKKQYRNLRPQGEVDLPHPRLNADFPIVICEAPR, encoded by the exons ATGGGTCAAAAAACATCTTCGTTGGCCTCAAAAGTATCGAAGTCGGTATCATCTTTGTTTACTGGTGCTGTAGACGAGAATCAGACATGCCAGAATAGACTTGCAGTGACACCATTCGTCTTTAAACGTTCAGG GTCTATGTACTTTGATGAAGATGGAGACCTCGCTCATGAGTTTTATGTTGAAATCATTGAGGGTCATCATCATTACATGAAGAAGCAGTATCGTAACCTTCGCCCTCAG GGTGAAGTTGACCTTCCCCATCCTCGCCTCAACGCAGATTTTCCTATTGTAATTTGTGAAGCACCACGGTGA